In Myripristis murdjan chromosome 9, fMyrMur1.1, whole genome shotgun sequence, the following proteins share a genomic window:
- the LOC115364891 gene encoding formin-like protein 13, whose product MCTDLEPELQDLQRPPTPPDLQRPPTPPDLQDPQIQTYRIHKSRPIGSPDPDLQDGVPLPEQIRVQTFSSEASLPVAAPLFIPSSSSSPCSPPACGQCSACVCGESAPPAGAAAAVQFAADAAAAAVELPLSVHLPALLAAGGRGGRGGAGRRPVETLMDHMNHFKHHMS is encoded by the coding sequence ACCTGGAACCTGAACTCCAGGACCTGCAGAGACCTCCAACACCTCCAGACCTGCAGAGACCTCCAACACCTCCAGACCTACAGGATCCACAAATCCAGACCTACAGGATCCACAAATCCAGACCTATAGGATCCCCAGATCCAGACCTGCAGGATGGTGTCCCTCTGCCAGAGCAGATCCGAGTCCAGACCTTCTCCTCTGAAGCGTCTCTGCCTGTGGCTGCACCGCTcttcatcccctcctcctcctcctccccctgctctcCCCCTGCCTGTGGCCAGtgctcagcctgtgtgtgtggtgagtcggcgccccctgctggtgctgctgctgctgtgcagtttgctgctgatgctgctgctgctgctgtggaacTACCACTGTCTGTTCATCTCCCAGCTCTGCTCGCCGCCGGGGggcgaggaggacgaggaggagcagGGCGACGCCCTGTGGAGACACTGATGGACCACATGAACCACTTCAAACATCACATgagttaa